A stretch of DNA from Brachyspira pilosicoli:
GATGAAGATGCTAAAGTCTATTGGGCTTATGGATATATTATTGCAGTTGTAATAACTTTATTATATATATTATCTATACCATTAATAGATATACTATTCAATATAAAAAGCTATGCTTCTCTTTTTATAATATCTATTGGAATATTTGCTACTATTTTAACTATAGTATCGCAATCAATATTGAAAATTAATAATTATATAGCTTATGATTATATTGCAAGTTTAATAGCAACATTTTTAGCTAAAATTTTACTTTTGGCATATTTTATTATAACAGGACTTACATTAGAGAAAGCTATTATATCTGTATCTTTGTTTTGTATTTTATATTTAATTATTAATTTAATGGAGTTAAAAAAACTTAATCTTCCTTATTTTATTTCCATAAAAAAAATAAATACATACTTCTCTAAACAAAACTTATATGTTTTTTTAAGTTATATAATAAATATTGTTGTGATAAATTTTATATTTAATTGGATATCATTAAGCGATGTATTAATGGCTAATAGATATTTGGATAAAACAAGTGCAGGTTACTATTCTACAATATCATTAATAATAAAAATGTTTTTCTATATAGGCACTCCTATAGCTTCAGTAATGTTTTCTTATATATTGATATCTAAAAAAGAAAATAATAAAAATAAAGAAAAGAAAATACTTTATTATTCTATAGCACTTTTTGTGTTTGCTTCATTTTGTCTGTCAATATTTTTAATTGTATTTGCTAAACAAGTTGTATTGATACAGTTTACAAATAGGTATGAGGTTATTATTCCATTAATACCACAAGCTGCAATATTTGGTTTTTCTTTGGGCTTTACTGTTATTGCATTTAATTATGGTCTTGCATATAAACTATTTGCACCTTTTTATGGATATTTAGCCATATTTGCTTATGT
This window harbors:
- a CDS encoding oligosaccharide flippase family protein, whose translation is MYNIKTLYKKYSYYINYALLVFINGIASVLNYVSSIYVNRSLSISDFAYYNGIINIYSIIVLTVLSFSYYIMHNYKDDEDAKVYWAYGYIIAVVITLLYILSIPLIDILFNIKSYASLFIISIGIFATILTIVSQSILKINNYIAYDYIASLIATFLAKILLLAYFIITGLTLEKAIISVSLFCILYLIINLMELKKLNLPYFISIKKINTYFSKQNLYVFLSYIINIVVINFIFNWISLSDVLMANRYLDKTSAGYYSTISLIIKMFFYIGTPIASVMFSYILISKKENNKNKEKKILYYSIALFVFASFCLSIFLIVFAKQVVLIQFTNRYEVIIPLIPQAAIFGFSLGFTVIAFNYGLAYKLFAPFYGYLAIFAYVYFSLRNGLRTFENFMLIMKIFFIALLIYNILIILIHRIILKTNTKK